One genomic window of Polyangium aurulentum includes the following:
- a CDS encoding complex I subunit 4 family protein translates to MSGLLLTMWAPLLGALLVILLPANQTRLIKGVALAHAALALLFSWGLLPSFDRSTSALQFVAQFPWSPDPDAPAALGVDGLSFPMVLLTTLVVMVALVASLGVHHRVKAYFAWFLVLEFAVLGVFESLSWSLFYVFWELTLVPLFFLISVWGGKKRAAASMGFFIYTLAGSVLMLVALLALHLHVPTHSFDMVEMAQAGAGLGRGMQVLLFLGLFAGFAVKIPAFPLHGWLPPAYTEAPAPVSAVLSAVLAKMGTYGLLRLATLLPIGAGAVTPILLVIGLINIVYGALLAFRQTDLKAMIAYSSISHMGLVLVGASSLNPAGLTGATMQMITHGFTTAALFLLVGVLQDRARTRDLRDFGGLSAVVPRFTVLLSLALLGSMGLPGLAGFVSELHALIGSFERYRYVSGVATVGVLITAACSLRAISRLFFGPTNPRWAHMQDLGPREIAAAAPLGFLIIALGVAPRAALGLLGATVAHMADLFHG, encoded by the coding sequence ATGTCAGGTCTTTTATTGACGATGTGGGCGCCCCTGCTCGGAGCGCTCCTCGTCATCCTGCTCCCCGCAAATCAAACCAGGCTCATCAAGGGCGTCGCGCTCGCCCACGCAGCCCTCGCCCTCCTCTTCTCGTGGGGCCTGCTCCCCTCCTTCGACCGATCGACCTCGGCGCTGCAGTTCGTGGCGCAATTTCCCTGGTCTCCTGATCCGGATGCGCCGGCCGCGCTGGGCGTCGACGGTCTGTCGTTCCCGATGGTCCTCCTGACGACGCTCGTCGTCATGGTCGCGCTCGTCGCTTCGCTCGGCGTCCATCACCGCGTGAAGGCGTACTTCGCCTGGTTCCTCGTCCTCGAGTTTGCGGTCCTCGGCGTCTTCGAATCGCTGAGCTGGTCGCTGTTTTACGTTTTCTGGGAGCTGACGCTGGTGCCGCTCTTCTTCCTCATCAGCGTGTGGGGCGGAAAGAAGCGGGCGGCGGCGAGCATGGGCTTCTTCATTTACACGCTCGCCGGCTCGGTCTTGATGCTGGTGGCGCTGCTCGCGCTGCACCTGCACGTGCCCACCCACAGCTTCGACATGGTCGAGATGGCGCAGGCGGGCGCGGGGCTCGGTCGAGGGATGCAAGTGCTACTGTTCCTCGGCCTCTTCGCGGGGTTTGCCGTGAAGATCCCCGCATTTCCCCTGCACGGCTGGCTGCCACCCGCATACACCGAGGCGCCGGCGCCGGTGAGCGCTGTGCTGTCGGCGGTGCTCGCGAAAATGGGCACCTACGGGCTCCTGCGCCTCGCGACCCTGCTTCCGATCGGCGCCGGGGCGGTGACGCCCATCCTGCTCGTGATCGGCCTCATCAATATCGTCTACGGCGCGCTGCTCGCGTTCCGGCAGACGGACCTCAAGGCGATGATCGCCTATTCGTCGATCAGCCACATGGGCCTCGTGCTCGTGGGCGCCTCCTCGCTGAACCCCGCGGGGCTCACCGGCGCCACCATGCAGATGATCACCCACGGCTTCACGACGGCCGCGCTCTTCCTCCTCGTCGGCGTTTTGCAGGACCGGGCCAGAACCCGCGACCTGCGCGATTTCGGAGGGCTGTCCGCGGTCGTTCCGCGCTTCACCGTGCTCCTGTCGCTCGCGCTGCTTGGATCGATGGGCCTGCCAGGGCTCGCGGGCTTCGTGAGCGAGCTGCACGCGCTCATCGGCAGCTTCGAGCGATATCGCTACGTCTCCGGCGTCGCCACCGTCGGCGTGCTCATCACCGCGGCCTGCTCGCTGCGCGCGATTTCGAGGCTCTTCTTCGGCCCCACCAACCCGCGCTGGGCGCACATGCAGGACCTCGGCCCTCGCGAGATCGCAGCGGCCGCGCCGCTCGGCTTCCTCATCATTGCCCTCGGCGTCGCACCGCGCGCCGCGCTCGGCTTGCTCGGCGCGACCGTCGCCCACATGGCCGACCTCTTTCACGGATGA
- a CDS encoding SulP family inorganic anion transporter, with the protein MDSPPQPSGTSAPARQKSWKDDLVSGFLVFLIALPLCLGIAMASGFPPVAGILTAVVGGVVSTWLGSAPLTIKGPAAGLIVIALGAVQELGEGDAQLGYRRALATIVIAAVAQIVFALARAGKLGDFFPSSVVHGMLAAIGIIICSKQIHVLLGVAPQAKEPLHLLLEIPRSVMRMNPEIAAIGALSLAILFGFPVLGKRFKVLQKIPAPMIVLALAVPLAHLFDLEHEHTYTFSITHHDYKIGPSFLVNLPNNLLAAVTRPDFSHAFSGTSIKYIVMFALVGSIESLLSAKAVDTLDPEKRKSNLDKDLLATGVGNLIAGLIGGLPMISEIVRSSANIGYGARGRLSNFFHGLLLLLFVAFLPGLIHRIPLAALAAMLTFTGTRLASPREFVKTFKIGREQLLIFVATTLTTIATDLLVGVAAGIVLKMVIHVFNGTPLSSLFRPQIEETVEGERVVLRVKHAAVFSNYLSLKGRLAKHAAAPRIVIDFADARLVDHTVMEKLHELEGELEAHGRKLELTGLSEHRGLSAHPLSARKKVSLLRPLAR; encoded by the coding sequence ATGGATTCCCCGCCGCAACCGTCGGGAACGAGCGCCCCCGCTCGTCAAAAATCCTGGAAAGACGATCTCGTCTCCGGGTTCCTCGTCTTTCTGATCGCGCTCCCGCTCTGCCTGGGTATCGCCATGGCCAGCGGTTTTCCGCCGGTCGCCGGCATTTTGACGGCCGTCGTGGGCGGCGTGGTCTCGACCTGGCTGGGCAGCGCGCCCCTGACCATCAAGGGCCCAGCGGCGGGCCTCATCGTCATTGCGCTCGGGGCGGTGCAGGAGCTGGGCGAGGGCGACGCACAGCTGGGATACCGCCGCGCGCTGGCCACGATCGTGATCGCCGCCGTCGCGCAGATCGTCTTCGCATTGGCGCGGGCAGGCAAGCTCGGCGACTTTTTCCCCTCCTCCGTCGTGCACGGCATGCTCGCGGCGATCGGGATCATCATCTGCTCGAAGCAGATTCACGTCCTTCTAGGCGTGGCGCCGCAGGCCAAGGAGCCGCTCCATCTGTTGCTCGAGATTCCGCGCAGCGTGATGCGTATGAACCCCGAAATCGCGGCGATCGGCGCGCTGAGCCTCGCCATCCTCTTCGGGTTCCCGGTGCTCGGGAAGAGGTTCAAGGTCCTGCAGAAGATCCCCGCGCCTATGATCGTGCTCGCTCTGGCGGTGCCGCTCGCGCACCTGTTCGACCTCGAGCACGAGCACACGTACACGTTCTCGATCACGCACCACGATTACAAGATCGGGCCGAGCTTCCTCGTCAACCTGCCGAACAACCTGCTCGCGGCGGTGACGCGCCCGGATTTCAGCCACGCGTTCTCGGGGACGTCGATCAAGTACATCGTGATGTTCGCGCTCGTCGGCAGCATCGAGAGCCTGCTCAGCGCGAAGGCGGTGGACACGCTGGATCCCGAGAAGCGCAAATCGAACCTCGACAAGGACCTGCTCGCCACCGGCGTCGGTAACCTGATCGCGGGCCTCATCGGCGGGCTGCCGATGATCTCGGAGATCGTGCGCAGCTCGGCCAACATCGGCTATGGCGCGCGCGGCCGGCTCTCGAATTTCTTCCACGGCCTCTTGCTGCTCCTCTTCGTGGCCTTCTTGCCGGGGCTCATCCACCGCATTCCCCTCGCGGCGCTCGCGGCGATGCTCACGTTCACCGGAACGCGGCTCGCCTCGCCGAGGGAGTTCGTCAAGACGTTCAAGATTGGTCGCGAGCAGCTCCTCATCTTCGTGGCCACGACGTTGACGACGATCGCGACCGACCTGCTCGTGGGCGTCGCGGCGGGCATCGTGCTCAAGATGGTGATCCACGTCTTCAACGGCACGCCGCTCTCGAGCCTGTTCCGGCCCCAGATCGAGGAGACCGTCGAGGGCGAGCGCGTGGTCTTGCGCGTGAAGCACGCGGCCGTATTCAGCAATTACCTGTCGCTCAAGGGCCGGCTCGCCAAGCACGCCGCGGCGCCGCGCATCGTCATCGATTTCGCGGACGCGCGCCTCGTCGATCACACCGTCATGGAGAAGCTGCACGAGCTCGAGGGCGAGCTCGAAGCGCATGGACGCAAGCTCGAGCTCACCGGGCTCTCCGAGCACCGCGGCCTCTCCGCGCACCCGCTCTCCGCGCGCAAAAAGGTGTCGCTCCTGCGGCCTTTGGCGCGCTGA